One window of Actinomycetota bacterium genomic DNA carries:
- a CDS encoding A24 family peptidase, translated as MNDFVFIILFIYSGSLIGKFLNNFLYENAIDKNIGDNIYIRFFSLCPHCKVRTRYFFIPFLDYILNKRKCLKCDHTFPLISLFLEILTSIYYPFCYFYFVTFKKQPLKLLPAIFFGTILILISFIDIKHRIIPNKIIVPSIIIGLALQILFFPDKTMQWVIFSVCAGLFFLIISLIYPEGMGMGDVKLATFLGILLGKKVVVAIAIGFIIGGLFSIFLLIFKIKKIKDEIPFAPFLAIGAILAYFF; from the coding sequence ATGAATGATTTTGTTTTTATAATTTTATTTATATATTCTGGCTCTTTGATTGGTAAATTCCTTAATAATTTTTTATATGAAAATGCAATAGATAAAAATATTGGGGATAATATTTATATAAGATTTTTTTCATTATGTCCCCATTGTAAGGTAAGAACCAGATATTTTTTTATACCCTTTTTAGATTACATTTTAAATAAAAGGAAATGCTTAAAATGTGATCACACTTTTCCACTAATCTCTCTATTTTTAGAAATATTAACATCAATTTATTACCCCTTTTGCTATTTCTATTTTGTGACCTTTAAAAAGCAACCATTAAAGTTATTACCTGCAATATTTTTTGGAACAATCTTAATTTTAATTTCATTTATAGATATCAAACATAGAATAATACCTAATAAGATAATTGTTCCATCTATAATAATTGGACTTGCTTTACAGATTTTATTCTTTCCTGATAAAACAATGCAGTGGGTAATATTTTCAGTTTGTGCAGGTTTATTTTTTTTAATAATCTCACTGATCTATCCTGAGGGTATGGGAATGGGTGATGTAAAGCTTGCTACTTTTTTAGGAATTCTACTAGGTAAAAAAGTAGTAGTAGCTATTGCAATAGGATTTATAATTGGTGGGTTATTCAGCATTTTTTTATTAATTTTTAAAATAAAAAAGATAAAGGATGAAATACCTTTTGCTCCATTCTTAGCAATTGGAGCAATTCTTGCATATTTTTTTTAA
- a CDS encoding Asp23/Gls24 family envelope stress response protein → MNISKQIEIGEVIISSDVLETIVGIATHKVDGVAPLKKGFVSSIKDKLGKKIITKGISVKVENSKAIVDVNISVNYGKNLMEIAKKVQEEVEKAIKTMTNLEVKNVNVTISEVSITNVK, encoded by the coding sequence GTGAATATAAGCAAACAAATTGAAATAGGAGAAGTTATTATATCAAGTGATGTTCTTGAAACTATTGTTGGTATTGCTACTCATAAAGTTGATGGAGTTGCTCCATTAAAAAAAGGTTTTGTGTCATCAATCAAGGATAAACTTGGTAAAAAAATTATAACAAAAGGAATTAGTGTCAAAGTTGAGAATAGTAAAGCTATAGTTGACGTTAATATTTCTGTAAATTATGGAAAAAACTTAATGGAAATAGCAAAGAAGGTTCAAGAAGAAGTAGAAAAAGCAATAAAAACTATGACAAACTTAGAAGTGAAGAATGTTAATGTTACTATAAGTGAAGTTAGTATAACTAATGTAAAATAA
- a CDS encoding aminopeptidase P family protein translates to MDHEFRTNSIREKFLESKLDGFLIVGENNIRYLSGFFGKGSGSWILLTKNQQYLLTDSRFTEQANEQAPYYKKYIWERPYIKHFSNLINEIKLKKLGFESNHISYQVFLKINKVIPKVELIPISRWVEEMRTVKSKEEIDLITKAANISDKAFSIIINEIEVGMKERDIANRLDFILRDLGADKESFDTIIASGIMSSMPHATASNKVVEDGDLVKLDFGSIIDGYHSDMTRMVVIGKSNSRQKNIFNIVLEAQTKALSAVRAGIKCKNLDKIARYIITEKGYGENFLHGLGHGVGLDIHESPALTKNSEDILKKGMVITIEPGIYFSDFGGVRIEDLVLVTDDGYEILSKTEKIFYEI, encoded by the coding sequence ATGGATCATGAATTTCGAACAAACAGCATCAGAGAAAAATTTTTAGAAAGTAAATTGGATGGATTTTTAATAGTTGGAGAGAATAACATCAGGTATTTGAGTGGTTTTTTTGGAAAAGGCTCTGGCTCCTGGATTCTTTTAACTAAAAATCAACAATATCTTCTTACAGACTCAAGATTTACTGAACAAGCTAATGAACAGGCACCTTATTATAAAAAATATATATGGGAAAGACCATACATTAAACATTTTTCAAATTTAATAAATGAAATTAAACTTAAAAAACTTGGATTTGAATCAAATCATATCTCTTATCAAGTTTTTCTTAAAATAAATAAGGTAATTCCAAAAGTAGAATTGATTCCCATATCCAGATGGGTTGAAGAAATGCGAACAGTTAAATCAAAAGAAGAGATTGATTTAATAACAAAAGCAGCAAATATATCTGATAAGGCATTCAGTATAATAATTAATGAGATAGAAGTTGGAATGAAAGAGAGAGATATTGCTAACAGGTTGGATTTTATTTTAAGAGATTTGGGAGCTGATAAGGAATCCTTTGATACAATTATTGCATCAGGAATTATGTCGTCTATGCCTCATGCTACTGCTAGTAATAAAGTTGTGGAAGATGGCGATTTAGTGAAATTAGACTTTGGTTCAATCATTGATGGTTACCATTCTGATATGACCAGAATGGTAGTTATTGGAAAATCTAATAGTAGACAAAAAAATATTTTTAATATTGTTTTAGAAGCTCAGACTAAAGCTTTAAGTGCAGTAAGAGCGGGTATAAAATGTAAAAATTTAGATAAGATTGCGAGATATATTATTACTGAAAAGGGTTATGGTGAAAATTTCTTACATGGATTAGGTCATGGTGTAGGATTGGATATACATGAATCACCAGCTTTAACAAAAAATTCTGAGGATATTTTAAAAAAAGGCATGGTTATAACAATTGAACCAGGAATATATTTTTCAGATTTTGGTGGAGTTAGAATTGAGGATTTAGTTTTAGTAACTGATGATGGATATGAGATACTAAGTAAAACTGAAAAAATCTTTTATGAAATTTAG
- the efp gene encoding elongation factor P, producing the protein MISPTEFKTGMTIVIDNELYEIIWFQHSKIARRGAMVKVKLRKLKSGETIEKTFRADEKFKLAILDRKKMQYLYKDGSNLVLMDKETYEQRSVDEKKLGEKIIYLKEGSGIKIILHNGKLVSLDVPNFVELEVVNTTPGFKGDTVSSQSKPATVETGAVVMVPMFISKGDIIKIDTRNGEYVTRIK; encoded by the coding sequence TTGATATCACCAACTGAATTTAAGACTGGAATGACTATAGTTATAGATAATGAACTTTATGAGATTATTTGGTTTCAACATTCAAAGATTGCCAGAAGGGGAGCAATGGTAAAAGTAAAACTAAGGAAATTAAAATCTGGAGAAACAATAGAAAAAACCTTCAGAGCAGATGAGAAATTTAAGTTAGCAATACTTGATAGAAAAAAAATGCAATATTTATATAAGGATGGTAGTAATTTAGTATTGATGGATAAAGAAACTTATGAACAGAGAAGTGTTGATGAAAAAAAGCTTGGAGAAAAGATTATCTATCTTAAAGAAGGCTCGGGTATTAAAATAATATTACATAACGGGAAATTGGTATCTCTAGATGTTCCAAATTTTGTTGAGTTAGAAGTAGTTAATACAACACCGGGGTTCAAAGGAGATACAGTTTCATCTCAATCCAAACCCGCAACTGTTGAAACAGGAGCAGTTGTTATGGTACCCATGTTTATCAGCAAAGGAGATATAATTAAAATTGATACCAGAAATGGTGAATATGTAACAAGAATCAAATAG
- a CDS encoding class II fructose-bisphosphate aldolase, with protein sequence MNYNKPISGKLMFNALRDKDVIAMAVNVRIRHCLHGVMEAAKEADAAIIFEIAKSETGYTAQPPEEYANYVKEIAHKIDFNTPYCIHGDHITIPENTSEAIKSAEEIVKKEVEAGFTSFAIDASHNFNIEAETTREQLADNIEITTRIAKLIKRLMAEKGKTREDYGLEVEVGEIGKIDPETGKQELTTVDEAVTFIKSLHENDVYPDLIAINNGTVHGNIYDEEGNIIPILGIDDERTREIANSIAPFGVKIAQHGITGTPLEMMHKLIDAGIVKGNVATNFQDIAIENMPPELAKRMADWTMKNYAEKVRAKKPDISDREIIGKNIKYAIKVFKQEIEDIDDEYKQKIADASKKSSSEFIEAFNGKGSGQIVRDYIKNLK encoded by the coding sequence ATGAACTACAATAAACCTATTTCAGGAAAATTAATGTTTAATGCATTAAGGGATAAAGATGTAATTGCAATGGCAGTAAATGTAAGAATTAGACATTGCTTACATGGTGTAATGGAGGCTGCAAAAGAAGCAGATGCTGCGATAATATTTGAAATTGCGAAATCAGAGACTGGATATACTGCGCAACCACCTGAAGAATATGCAAATTATGTGAAAGAGATAGCTCATAAAATTGATTTTAATACACCCTATTGCATTCATGGTGATCACATAACGATTCCTGAAAATACATCTGAAGCTATTAAATCAGCAGAGGAAATTGTTAAAAAAGAGGTTGAAGCTGGATTTACATCTTTTGCAATTGATGCCTCTCACAATTTTAATATAGAAGCAGAGACAACAAGAGAACAACTTGCTGATAATATTGAAATTACTACGAGAATTGCAAAACTTATAAAAAGGTTGATGGCAGAGAAAGGAAAGACAAGAGAAGATTATGGACTAGAAGTTGAAGTAGGTGAAATAGGAAAGATTGACCCAGAAACAGGTAAGCAGGAATTAACAACAGTTGATGAAGCAGTAACATTTATAAAATCTCTGCATGAAAATGATGTTTATCCTGATCTTATTGCCATTAACAATGGAACAGTTCATGGAAATATTTATGATGAAGAAGGAAATATAATTCCTATTTTAGGTATTGATGATGAAAGAACTCGAGAAATTGCAAATTCTATTGCTCCCTTTGGTGTAAAAATTGCTCAACATGGAATAACAGGGACACCTCTTGAAATGATGCATAAATTAATTGATGCAGGAATTGTTAAGGGAAATGTTGCTACAAACTTTCAAGATATAGCAATTGAAAATATGCCACCAGAACTTGCTAAAAGAATGGCAGATTGGACCATGAAAAATTATGCTGAGAAAGTTAGAGCCAAGAAACCAGATATTTCTGATAGAGAGATTATTGGAAAGAATATAAAGTATGCTATAAAAGTTTTCAAGCAGGAAATAGAAGATATTGATGATGAGTATAAGCAGAAAATTGCTGATGCAAGTAAAAAGTCTTCAAGTGAATTTATAGAAGCATTTAACGGAAAAGGAAGTGGACAGATTGTAAGGGATTATATAAAAAATCTAAAATAA